A single window of Nicotiana sylvestris chromosome 3, ASM39365v2, whole genome shotgun sequence DNA harbors:
- the LOC138887942 gene encoding uncharacterized protein: MDPLKYIFQKPMPTGKLAKSQLLLSEFDIIYVTQKAVKGQALVDHLAKNSMGGEYEPLKTYCPDEQVSFIGEDIDESYDGWRMFFDGAANLKGVGIRAVLLSKIGQHYLVSTKLRFLCFNNVAEYKAFIMGLNLAIDLNIQELLVIVDSDLLVHQVQGEWAMKNNKILPYLYHVQELMKRFTKIEFKHVPRIQNEFVDALATLLLMIQYPDKNFIDPIPVRIHNQPAYYAHVKEEMDGKPWFHDIKEYFAKG; encoded by the coding sequence atggaccctctaaagtacatctttcagaagcccatgccaaccgGAAAGTTAGCCAAGTCGCAGTTAttattaagtgagttcgatatcatctatgtaactcagaaggcggtcaaaggacaagcattggtagaccatcttgctaaaaattctatgggaggagaatacgaaccattaAAAACGTATTGTCCTGATGAAcaagtatcattcataggagaggacattgatGAATCctacgacggttggagaatgttcttcgatggggctgcaaacTTAAAAGGAGTGGGCATTAGAGCAGTTTTGTTATCAAAAATAGGTCAACATTACCTAGTATCCACAAAGCTTAGGTTTCTGTGCTTTAACAATGTGGCAGAATATAAGGCTTtcatcatggggctcaatttggccatcgatTTGAATATACAAGAGTTGTTGGTAATTGTCGATTCAGATCTTCTAGTACATCAGgtgcaaggagaatgggctatgaAGAATAacaagatactaccatacttgtatcatgtgcaggaattgatgaagagattcacaaagatagaattcaaacatgtgccTAGAATTCAAAATGAATTCGTTGACGCACTGGCCACCTTGTTATTAATGATACaatatccagataagaatttcatcgatcccatcccggtgaggatccataatcaaccggcttactatgctcatgttaaagaagaaatggatggaaaaccttggttccacgacatcaaggaatattttgcAAAAGGATAA